Sequence from the Zeugodacus cucurbitae isolate PBARC_wt_2022May chromosome 2, idZeuCucr1.2, whole genome shotgun sequence genome:
ttaaatataaaaaacttttcaaTTTTGGTTTGCTTAACTGCCTAGAGAGTGCATGCAGACtagtattatttcatttttactaAATTCTCTATAGATGTAAatgttttacataatttttgatacacatacacacaattcTGCTTTAGTATAACTATTCATTGCTTTCCAATAAACCGCCATGTATCTTTCAATTCTCGTTAAACttacataattaaatatcaTCCACTGAGCCGTTTTTCCTTCTACACAGTTTTGTAAAAATTGATTATCTTGATTGACTTCCTTTCCCACTGTATGTAAGTAGTAGCGTTATTATTTTTGATGTGccacaaaaatatcaaaatctcCATGTAGCATTTTCCTCTTATGTATTTCAACTCTTATGTTCTTTTGCAATTTCCCTTTTTTCGAACTATCTtactaaaaacatatattttaagttgtattatttatggaaattatatattaaaaaagagaATCAGCTGTTGATTTCAATGATTTATCATTGCTTGCTcgttattctttttttaaattaaatttaaatttaaatttgctatattttatatattacatataggTTATGTTTTCATATATACTAACTATATATTTCTCCTTTgttctataaacaataacttcaactTGTTATGCCAAATTTTGGCAAATACCaaatccaacaaaaacaaaaggttacGAAAAGCAAAACATGGAAAGATATCGCCGGTTTATTGGGCATAGGTGCTAGCAGTAGTGCCGCCTACACCCTACGCAAACACTATACAAAGAATTTGTTGACCTTTGAGTGTCATTTCGATCGTGGCGATATAGATCCGTTGCCGATCATTCAGCAAGTGGAAGCCGGTACAAAAAAGAAATCGACAAAAGCCGCTTCTGTGCCATCGCCAGGTAAGAGAGTGCATATTTTAGATTATAAAGCAAAGAATTTATTAGTTTGTTGCGCTGTAACAAACATTAGTAttcctttatttatattttcaattttgtatctTATGACCGTTGTgcattgttttaattataaatttatcaatatttttcttcaaaaaaccaCACAACTGAAAAAATTGGCGGTGCAATTGCATtggaaaatacaaatacatctACAATGTCAGCAGGTTCCTCAAATTCTCAAGATTCATTTCCCGCACCGGGCTCAGGCACAAATGCATCGATTGATGGCTATCCAGGTTATCCGAGTGGTTATCCCGGCACAACTGGTCCACAGCCAGATTATGGAGCGGGCGGTATTCAAATGCAACGACCACCCTCACAAAGCAACGCACAAACCCCACATGCAGGTAAATACAAAGAAGAAggtctcattttttttctttaagacTACAATAATCAGTGCTGggcaaatatgtaaatttttgcaCCACAAGtttttttcatacaagtatCAGTTATAACTACTTCTACCACTtcataatcaaaaattataacaaaaaagtgTAACTAACTTTTCATCTACTAACAAGTATAAACCACCGCACTCGATCACTCGatcaactttaaatatatttcaattagcaATTTAAGACAAAAGTACAAGCAATCCTGAAGTTCATTTTAagcatttataatttattcttttatatatctttcgttgcaaaactaaaaatataaattgaccgattttttctcttatttttttatattcttattttgCAAAACTCTAAACACTTTCCTACTCATCACCAATCATCAAAATCATCATTAAAAccaccatcatcatcaacaacatattttttctttgtatacCATCCACAAAAATTCCTGacaacgaaaaaaataataaccaaACCAAAATCATTGAATCATCACAACAATTCATCTCCATCACGCATCTATAGGCAATACTCAAACAGCAGCAGTTGGTGATAATATTAGTGTGAGCAATCCTTTTGACGATCCGGTTGTGGGTGGCGGTGGTAGTGGCAATAATAGCGTCAGCAATGCACCACCGCCGCCACGTGCCTCCCCTTATCAACAGGGCGCTGGCAATGCTTACACGCCGGTGTCTAGAGCGCCAGGTATTaattttttcgattattttttattttcttgtgtagttttttgaaattagttgctttttgttttgcatCGTCCTTCTGTTAAAAAACCATTTCTATTATTCAACACATTTCTTACAACTTCGATTGAAATACACTCTCCACGAATTACTTTCAgttattttgtatgtatttgttgtaaatattgtttgtgtaagttttttctttaattttatgtcATTGTTGGTCTTTTTAAATGGTGTAATTTTAGTTTCTTctctttttatacatatatatctgttaTAATATTAACTGTTCAATATCATTGATACATGTTCCTATTGGCTTATATAAACTTAGACAGAGCACAAAACGTCAGATTTCTGGTTATTGAAAAAATCACCAAgaattatttaagaataaaacaaacatatgtatattcttgttcaaattaaatgtaaaatgaCAACCcgatattgtttttaaaatttcgacTAATTCCCATGTACTCATCAATACATTCCATGGAAACAATCATATAAAACATAcaatataaagttttaattataatttaagaaTTAAATAGTAAAACTAAAATAGCCAAAAAATATACGTTTTTGTGTATTGTTTAGACAGATTGTTTATCAttctatattttcatatattttttaattgcactcatatttactcatattttttatcaaGCGATttatcgtatatacatatatgtaccacGTCCATTAATGTGTATCGCTTATTggcttttattaataataaatcgcGTATGTTCTTTCTTATCCGCAGGTTCTCCATATCCGGGTCAACCGGGTGCTTACGGTCAATATGGTTCAAGTGATCAATACAATGCCACTGGTCCACCTGGGCAGTTTGGCCAAAGCCAAGGACCACAGTTTCCGCCACAGAATCGAAACATGTACCCTCCTTATGGACCAGAGGGGGAAGCGTGAGTGCTATTTTCTCTACTTCTCCATACATTGATAAATAGTAGCCCATATGTTGTTAACTACTTAACAGCACAGTTATTACAAAAGTATTGTTTTCTAACACATTATCCAGCATACCAACTGGTTTACTAATTATTGACATTCGTCAGATTGTCCagtataatatgtaataaatatatttctcacCGTTTTCCATTAGTCCTCCACCTGGTGCAAATCAATATGGCCCTTATGGTAATCGTTCGTATAATCAACCGCCACCGGGTAGCTCTCAAACACCTACACCGCCTGGTTCGGCAGTAGGTGGAACTGCTGGTCCCCCCACCGGTGGGCCACAAGCGCCAGGCGGCGGCTATCCGCCAGGTGCCCCAACTCAACAGGATTATTACAGACCGCCCGATCAGGTAAGTTACCAGGTTTTGTTTGAAACGCATGTTATTGTTTTAACAtttacttattttcattttagacGCCCCAACCACGTCGACATCCGgattttgtgaaagattcacaATCCTATCCAGGTTATAATCCCAGACCTCAATTGTACGGTAAGTATTTTATTCTGCTGAGCTGTCAATTGCCTTTAAGATCAATCATAACTGATtttgcttatatattatattaaataggtGGTTGGAGCGGTTCAAATCAATACCGTGGGCAGTATCCTTCTGCACCCTCGCCACAAGGTTGGGGCAGCGCACCACCACGAACAGCCGCACCGCCTGGTAGTGGTCCACTTGGGCCTCCCAATCAACAGTCATCGGCCGCCGTGCAATGGGAACAACATCGTTATGGCCCGCAACAACCTCCACCTCCGCCGCAACAACAGCCGCCATACCAACAACAAGGTCAGCAGCAACAGACACCGCCACCACCACAGTGGGCACAATTGGCTGGCACCGCGCAGCCACCACCCCAAGGGAGCGCGCCTGGTACAGCGTTACGGCCAACTAGTGGTGGCCAACAGCAGCTACCACAACAACGCCCCGGTATGCCACCACCACCCGCCCAACAACAACCTGTTGGCCCGACGTCCAGTCAAACCATGACAAAACAACCGTTTGTGATGCCACCACCACCGCAAGTTGGAGGTACAGGTTCTCCTACTTGTGGTCCACCACCATCCATAGCCCCACCCAGCACAGTCAATACGATGTCACCAGTTATGGGCGCACCTGTTGCTGGTTTGTCCAAGCCACCAGTGTCTGTTGTAAACGCTATACCACAAGTTGGCGCTCCTGGTCTGCCACAATTACCAGCACAACAGCAGCCTCTTCAAGCTCAGCCCCAGCAACCGTTTCCCACTCCTGCCGGCACACAGATCATTaaaaaggaaattattttcCCGCCGGATAGCGTTGAAGCCACCACACCCGTGCTATATAGACGCAAACGTTTGTCTAAAACTGATGTTTGTCCGGTGGATCCATGGCGCATATTTATGGCAATGCGCTCTGGCCTTTTAACTGAGTGCACCTGGGCTTTAGATGTCTTAAATGTGTTGTTATTCGATGACACAACGGTACAGTACTTTGGGCTGGCGCATTTGCCTGGTCTGTTGACCCTACTTTTGGAGCACTTCCAAAAGAATCTCGCAGAGATGTTCAACGATTGCGACACGGACGTTGATCATCATCGTGTCGGTATTCGAAATGCACGGGTAGTACAAATCTACAACcgcaaacaaaagcaacaaaaacagcatGGAATCAACGAAGCCATAGAGTGTAACAACGATTATAAGTCGTTTAAAATACCAATGGTCGATGATGACGACGAAGATGAAGGAATCGATTTAGGTCAAATTCGGGTGCTACCAAACCCCGAAGAGAGAGTAATGCTGCTTTCGCACACACCCAACTACACAATGCTGTCGCGTAAGGGCTTGCCGGTTCGTCTGCAACCGGCGGAAGATGATATTTTTGTGTCAAATAGACAAAAGGACTGGGACTCAGAAGAGGAGCCCATCTATGAGCAGACAATTGTGACTGAACCCACAGGTTGGAGTTGGACGTATGGTTTTGCGGATCGCAGCGCGCAAGACGGCATTATCGATGTATTCAAGTCAGAAATCATAAACATTCCATTCGCACGTTTTATACGTAGCAGCAGCGAAAATAGTAATAACGTCAGTAACGTTGCGAACAAGTCGTCAATGAAAAATAATGCAGAAGAAGCGAATACTGCTGTAACCTGCAAAGGAAGCAGTAAAATTGTAACAGGCGAGCAACCCGAAGACGGAAGCTCCCCAGAGGATAGCAAACTGGAGCATACGTTTAACAAAAAACGGCGATtattcaacaacagcaacggtaATAATGGCAGCAAATATAGTTCCGTCGGAGGAACAGGCAGCCATGAGGCTAGCGGTGCGAAAAGATCTAAATTGAATGACGACGAAATTGCATTTGTGCAGCCCGGTCTCATTAAAAAGGAGCCAGCGGACGGATTGCTAGCGGAAAATCCCTCAGCCGCAACTGATAGCGACTGTCGCGAGGTCGATATGGAAATTGAGTTGTTGCCCCAACAACGTTTAGCTAATAGCAGCGGTGGTGGTTTGCCAAAGAGCTTCGACCCAATGTCGACAGTGCGCGACGCAGCACAGGTACTGCAGCGACGACGCGCTTCCACCGTTGAAGAAGAGTGCTATACACGTGACGAAGCCAGTCTTTACCTGGTTAGCGAGTGTCAAGATGCGCTTGCACGTCGATGTATCTGTCTGTCAAACATTTTCCGCAACTTGACATTTGTACCCGGCAACGAAACGCTTCTAGCCAAGTCACGGCGTTTTCTCGCTATCCTTGGTCGCTTGTTGCTGCTCAACCACGAACATTTGCAGCGAACTCCAAAGACGCGTAACTATGATCGTGAGGAGGACACTGACTTTTCAGACTCGTGCAGTTCCCTACAAGGAGAACGCGAATGGTGGTGGGACTATCTGGTTCACATACGCGAGAATATGCTTGTCGCCTTGGCAAATATTGCGGGACATTTGGAACTGTCACGCTACGATGAGCTCATCGCACGGCCACTTATAGACGGTCTCCTGCATTGGGCTGTATGTCCAAGTGCGCATGGTCAAGATCCTTTCCCGTCTTGTGGGCCTAATTCTGCACTCTCGCCACAACGGCTAGCGCTCGAGGCGCTCTGTAAACTTTGCGTTACAGATGCCAATGTCGATCTCGTTATAGCGACACCACCGCATTCAAGGCTGGAAAAACTATGCGCCGTATTAACACGTCACCTGTGTCGCAATGAGGATCAAGTATTGAGAGAGTTTTCCGTTAATCTTCTACATTACTTAGCCGCAGCTGATAGTGCTATGGCACGAACAGTCGCGTTGCAATCCCCCTGTATCTCCTATCTTGTGGCGTTCATCGAACAAGCAGAGCAAACAGCTTTAGGCGTGGCCAACCAGCAAGGAATCAACTATTTGCGTGAAAATCCCGACTCAATGGGCACCAGTTTGGACATGTTGCGACGTGCTGCCGGTACGTTGCTACATCTAGCCAAACATCCAGACAACCGTTCGCTCTTCATGCACCAAGAGCAACGTCTGCTCGGATTGGTGATGTCAAACATACTCGACCAGCAGGTGGCTTTGATTATATCGCGTGTACTGTTTCAAGTTTCGCGTGGCACTGGTGCAGGGGGACCGTCGACTATGCCGTCACTGGAATATCGATTCCAGCAACGCCAGACTGAAGAGAAAACTAACACGACCGAAAAGCACTACGCTACCGGTAATAGTGGTAGCAATGATGTAAAAGTGGAAAATAAAGTGCAAACGACACCTCCAGCTCCAGTGACAATAAAAACACCACCATCTGCGGCCGCTGTAGAAAAAGTTGCACCCACAACACCACATGTGGTAATAAGCGATATTAAAAATGAGGAACCACCAGCCGTTGCCAAGGACGCGAACGATGCCAGCGCCATCAATGCGAATGGCAACAACAGCACGAGTAGTGCTAGCAACCACAACGTCAGCGACAACAGCTGCGATCCAGCTTTCACGCAAAAGTTGCCAATCACAGCAACAATGCCTACGGCGGTGAGTAAGACACAAAACGCCTGCGCCACTGTCGAtgataacagcaacagcagtaaTGCTCTGGCACCAGCAGCGGCTTTGTTGAACGATGTCAGCAATAGTAGCACGAACAGCAACAGCTGCGGTACGGTAAGCAGTAACAGTAATAGTAATAGTATaagcagcggcaacaacaacaccaacagcaataTGCACATAAAAAATGCGATCGAGAATGCCAACGTGAATGCATTGGGTGCCATGGCTCCTGTGCTGGCCAACAGCGAAGCGAGTCATATGCAACCAAA
This genomic interval carries:
- the LOC105214103 gene encoding trithorax group protein osa isoform X7; translated protein: MNEKIKSPSGQGGAAGGGGVGPPSGPSGQIGAGGPGSSGNGGPGAVVPGGPAPPNSAIGGGPPSGGPPTPNNGSDPQQHTISHSYGPPGSDPSAAISHYHMHQQPHPQQHLSHQQGGPGGPGGPQNPGEHPQKDEYGQGPLGGPPPPPPGGHHPVYGRYHHPDPNIDPYRYGHSPMQQPPPGGKPQQQPGPPSGPGGGIASPSRPPQQRYIPGQPPQGPTPTLNSLLQSSHPPPPPQHRYANSYDPQQQQQQVAQQQQQGGPQGPHGPPPPPHQAYGAQQGWAPPPRPYSPQLGPSQAYRTPPPTNTSRGQSPYPPTHGQNSGSYPSSPQQQPGGPPPPPPQSSNQGTAAAQYSPYPQRYPTPPGPATGPNHRTAYSQHQYPEPNRPWPGGTSPAPSPGPGGHPHPPASPHQSQHGGPPPSSSPGHAPSPSPQPSQASPSPHQELIGQNSNDSSSGGGHSGMGSGPPGTPNSQQVMRPTPSPTGSSGSRSMSPAVAQNHPISRPSSNQSSSGGPMQQPGASGPPPPPPHMQAAQGGGGPQQQQQQQQQMPAQSQSQQQPIGGPGGVHNQPAGVGGSQQQVGGIPPGGPGAPSGPQQQQPLPPNQGLNTMSTPPPQGAGGGASGYPPPPHMHGVYKMGGPGQSPGPGPQGLPTGYPPQSQQYSQGSYPPRPQYTPSGYAPSQPPSNQPNSANSMPPGGGPQYPGRPMPNHTSSGGPHVQYPPYQNWVPPSPQGGPGGGGGPSGVGAAGMGNHVQGKGTPPPGGPPQSPGGGSPRPLNYLKQHLQHKGGYGSGPTPQQGYGNGPGMHPGMPMGPPHHMGPPHGPTNMGPPTSTPPQSMGGVGPIGSMVGVGGNVGSGVVLPGDGEHISQDNGISSSGSSTASGPHPVTSLVTTGPDGTPIDEVSQQSTLSNASAASGEDPQCTTPKSRKNDPYSQSHLAPPSTSPVGHPGHPGGPGEDYEMNSPPNWTRPPVSPQVFNSHGPPQETFRTSSTKKSDSLCKLYEMDDNPERRSWLDKLRAFMEERRTPITACPTISKQPLDLYRLYIYVKERGGFVEVCKVTKSKTWKDIAGLLGIGASSSAAYTLRKHYTKNLLTFECHFDRGDIDPLPIIQQVEAGTKKKSTKAASVPSPGGAIALENTNTSTMSAGSSNSQDSFPAPGSGTNASIDGYPGYPSGYPGTTGPQPDYGAGGIQMQRPPSQSNAQTPHAGSPYPGQPGAYGQYGSSDQYNATGPPGQFGQSQGPQFPPQNRNMYPPYGPEGEAPPPGANQYGPYGNRSYNQPPPGSSQTPTPPGSAVGGTAGPPTGGPQAPGGGYPPGAPTQQDYYRPPDQTPQPRRHPDFVKDSQSYPGYNPRPQLYGGWSGSNQYRGQYPSAPSPQGWGSAPPRTAAPPGSGPLGPPNQQSSAAVQWEQHRYGPQQPPPPPQQQPPYQQQGQQQQTPPPPQWAQLAGTAQPPPQGSAPGTALRPTSGGQQQLPQQRPGMPPPPAQQQPVGPTSSQTMTKQPFVMPPPPQVGGTGSPTCGPPPSIAPPSTVNTMSPVMGAPVAGLSKPPVSVVNAIPQVGAPGLPQLPAQQQPLQAQPQQPFPTPAGTQIIKKEIIFPPDSVEATTPVLYRRKRLSKTDVCPVDPWRIFMAMRSGLLTECTWALDVLNVLLFDDTTVQYFGLAHLPGLLTLLLEHFQKNLAEMFNDCDTDVDHHRVGIRNARVVQIYNRKQKQQKQHGINEAIECNNDYKSFKIPMVDDDDEDEGIDLGQIRVLPNPEERVMLLSHTPNYTMLSRKGLPVRLQPAEDDIFVSNRQKDWDSEEEPIYEQTIVTEPTGWSWTYGFADRSAQDGIIDVFKSEIINIPFARFIRSSSENSNNVSNVANKSSMKNNAEEANTAVTCKGSSKIVTGEQPEDGSSPEDSKLEHTFNKKRRLFNNSNGNNGSKYSSVGGTGSHEASGAKRSKLNDDEIAFVQPGLIKKEPADGLLAENPSAATDSDCREVDMEIELLPQQRLANSSGGGLPKSFDPMSTVRDAAQVLQRRRASTVEEECYTRDEASLYLVSECQDALARRCICLSNIFRNLTFVPGNETLLAKSRRFLAILGRLLLLNHEHLQRTPKTRNYDREEDTDFSDSCSSLQGEREWWWDYLVHIRENMLVALANIAGHLELSRYDELIARPLIDGLLHWAVCPSAHGQDPFPSCGPNSALSPQRLALEALCKLCVTDANVDLVIATPPHSRLEKLCAVLTRHLCRNEDQVLREFSVNLLHYLAAADSAMARTVALQSPCISYLVAFIEQAEQTALGVANQQGINYLRENPDSMGTSLDMLRRAAGTLLHLAKHPDNRSLFMHQEQRLLGLVMSNILDQQVALIISRVLFQVSRGTGAGGPSTMPSLEYRFQQRQTEEKTNTTEKHYATGNSGSNDVKVENKVQTTPPAPVTIKTPPSAAAVEKVAPTTPHVVISDIKNEEPPAVAKDANDASAINANGNNSTSSASNHNVSDNSCDPAFTQKLPITATMPTAVSKTQNACATVDDNSNSSNALAPAAALLNDVSNSSTNSNSCGTVSSNSNSNSISSGNNNTNSNMHIKNAIENANVNALGAMAPVLANSEASHMQPNLLSSNGSGKNVISAAIPTINAAPLTNTSNNNGNGTDSRTNAQPPAALTGVPAQSPPPPAPPTATVAAATAPTTTAAPPATTTAAVA
- the LOC105214103 gene encoding trithorax group protein osa isoform X11, which codes for MLWLDYFELIGQNSNDSSSGGGHSGMGSGPPGTPNSQQVMRPTPSPTGSSGSRSMSPAVAQNHPISRPSSNQSSSGGPMQQPGASGPPPPPPHMQAAQGGGGPQQQQQQQQQMPAQSQSQQQPIGGPGGVHNQPAGVGGSQQQVGGIPPGGPGAPSGPQQQQPLPPNQGLNTMSTPPPQGAGGGASGYPPPPHMHGVYKMGGPGQSPGPGPQGLPTGYPPQSQQYSQGSYPPRPQYTPSGYAPSQPPSNQPNSANSMPPGGGPQYPGRPMPNHTSSGGPHVQYPPYQNWVPPSPQGGPGGGGGPSGVGAAGMGNHVQGKGTPPPGGPPQSPGGGSPRPLNYLKQHLQHKGGYGSGPTPQQGYGNGPGMHPGMPMGPPHHMGPPHGPTNMGPPTSTPPQSMGGVGPIGSMVGVGGNVGSGVVLPGDGEHISQDNGISSSGSSTASGPHPVTSLVTTGPDGTPIDEVSQQSTLSNASAASGEDPQCTTPKSRKNDPYSQSHLAPPSTSPVGHPGHPGGPGEDYEMNSPPNWTRPPVSPQVFNSHGPPQETFRTSSTKKSDSLCKLYEMDDNPERRSWLDKLRAFMEERRTPITACPTISKQPLDLYRLYIYVKERGGFVEVCKVTKSKTWKDIAGLLGIGASSSAAYTLRKHYTKNLLTFECHFDRGDIDPLPIIQQVEAGTKKKSTKAASVPSPGGAIALENTNTSTMSAGSSNSQDSFPAPGSGTNASIDGYPGYPSGYPGTTGPQPDYGAGGIQMQRPPSQSNAQTPHAGNTQTAAVGDNISVSNPFDDPVVGGGGSGNNSVSNAPPPPRASPYQQGAGNAYTPVSRAPGSPYPGQPGAYGQYGSSDQYNATGPPGQFGQSQGPQFPPQNRNMYPPYGPEGEAPPPGANQYGPYGNRSYNQPPPGSSQTPTPPGSAVGGTAGPPTGGPQAPGGGYPPGAPTQQDYYRPPDQTPQPRRHPDFVKDSQSYPGYNPRPQLYGGWSGSNQYRGQYPSAPSPQGWGSAPPRTAAPPGSGPLGPPNQQSSAAVQWEQHRYGPQQPPPPPQQQPPYQQQGQQQQTPPPPQWAQLAGTAQPPPQGSAPGTALRPTSGGQQQLPQQRPGMPPPPAQQQPVGPTSSQTMTKQPFVMPPPPQVGGTGSPTCGPPPSIAPPSTVNTMSPVMGAPVAGLSKPPVSVVNAIPQVGAPGLPQLPAQQQPLQAQPQQPFPTPAGTQIIKKEIIFPPDSVEATTPVLYRRKRLSKTDVCPVDPWRIFMAMRSGLLTECTWALDVLNVLLFDDTTVQYFGLAHLPGLLTLLLEHFQKNLAEMFNDCDTDVDHHRVGIRNARVVQIYNRKQKQQKQHGINEAIECNNDYKSFKIPMVDDDDEDEGIDLGQIRVLPNPEERVMLLSHTPNYTMLSRKGLPVRLQPAEDDIFVSNRQKDWDSEEEPIYEQTIVTEPTGWSWTYGFADRSAQDGIIDVFKSEIINIPFARFIRSSSENSNNVSNVANKSSMKNNAEEANTAVTCKGSSKIVTGEQPEDGSSPEDSKLEHTFNKKRRLFNNSNGNNGSKYSSVGGTGSHEASGAKRSKLNDDEIAFVQPGLIKKEPADGLLAENPSAATDSDCREVDMEIELLPQQRLANSSGGGLPKSFDPMSTVRDAAQVLQRRRASTVEEECYTRDEASLYLVSECQDALARRCICLSNIFRNLTFVPGNETLLAKSRRFLAILGRLLLLNHEHLQRTPKTRNYDREEDTDFSDSCSSLQGEREWWWDYLVHIRENMLVALANIAGHLELSRYDELIARPLIDGLLHWAVCPSAHGQDPFPSCGPNSALSPQRLALEALCKLCVTDANVDLVIATPPHSRLEKLCAVLTRHLCRNEDQVLREFSVNLLHYLAAADSAMARTVALQSPCISYLVAFIEQAEQTALGVANQQGINYLRENPDSMGTSLDMLRRAAGTLLHLAKHPDNRSLFMHQEQRLLGLVMSNILDQQVALIISRVLFQVSRGTGAGGPSTMPSLEYRFQQRQTEEKTNTTEKHYATGNSGSNDVKVENKVQTTPPAPVTIKTPPSAAAVEKVAPTTPHVVISDIKNEEPPAVAKDANDASAINANGNNSTSSASNHNVSDNSCDPAFTQKLPITATMPTAVSKTQNACATVDDNSNSSNALAPAAALLNDVSNSSTNSNSCGTVSSNSNSNSISSGNNNTNSNMHIKNAIENANVNALGAMAPVLANSEASHMQPNLLSSNGSGKNVISAAIPTINAAPLTNTSNNNGNGTDSRTNAQPPAALTGVPAQSPPPPAPPTATVAAATAPTTTAAPPATTTAAVA